In one window of Henckelia pumila isolate YLH828 chromosome 1, ASM3356847v2, whole genome shotgun sequence DNA:
- the LOC140875509 gene encoding F-box/FBD/LRR-repeat protein At1g13570-like, with protein MENEFYQDLIGELPQCIIEIILTKLPVRDAVRTSILSRNWRFKWASLMHLVLNDRCATHGSDRSIGAPEVDQWLLFIPWKEIKELILEIGELTVRAPKHKYLILEGESKDKCLASTSNLAVISVAMTEVSAEHFERCSGCNLNKFLGGVPRFQRLIGHIYFTEGWNPLTYHHLKNIELHQVSFVDDEEIYLVLRLIENSPNLLELQISVSSNPLARTKDRDLDFWARKISSDFLFQRLKTVKIIGVYGGPLEISFIEYLLRHSPCLELMSITRRLCTPERKLKIVLDIARCRRKSPRASVVFNPDQG; from the exons ATGGAAAATGAATTTTATCAAGACCTCATAGGCGAACTGCCTCAATGCATAATTGAAATCATCCTCACAAAGCTTCCAGTTAGGGATGCTGTAAGAACAAGCATACTATCGAGAAATTGGAGGTTTAAATGGGCCTCGCTGATGCATCTTGTGCTGAATGACAGATGTGCAACTCATGGCAGCGATAGATCAATT GGCGCTCCTGAGGTTGATCAGTGGCTTCTTTTCATTCCTTGGAAAGAGATAAAGGAACTAATTCTTGAAATAGGAG AGCTGACTGTCCGTGCTCCGAAACATAAATACTTGATATTAGAAGGTGAATCCAAGGATAAATGTCTTGCTAGCACCTCAAATTTGGCTGTTATATCTGTTGCTATGACCGAAGTCAGCGCTGAGCACTTTGAACGTTGTTCTGGCTGCAACCTCAATAAGTTTCTTGGTGGTGTTCCGAGGTTTCAGAGGCTTATTggacatatatatttcacagaA GGATGGAATCCATTAACTTATCACCATTTAAAGAATATCGAGTTACATCAAGTTAGCTTTGTTGATGACGAAGAGATTTATCTTGTGCTTCGACTAATTGAGAACTCTCCAAATTTGCTTGAGCTACAAATATCC GTTTCCTCAAATCCATTAGCTAGAACAAAAGATCGTGATTTGGATTTCTGGGCTAGAAAGATATCTTCTGATTTCTTGTTTCAGCGGTTGAAAACTGTGAAGATTATTGGTGTATATGGTGGGCCATTGGAAATTAGTTTTATCGAGTATCTGCTCAGGCATTCGCCCTGCCTTGAGTTAATGAGTATAACACGGAGGCTATGCACACCCGAAAGAAAATTGAAGATTGTGCTTGATATAGCGCGCTGTCGTCGGAAGTCCCCACGAGCGTCGGTCGTTTTTAATCCCGATCAAGGATGA
- the LOC140873895 gene encoding uncharacterized protein: MAAILMWNIWQNRNDVVWNGKSKPVVLIFSFAMSVHSQWVASRNSQIPRLPHPIQQQITHWQCPPAPLIKCNVDAALFNNPPRMGYGGIIRDHRGMVVGAIHGCIPRIQNPAIAEALGIREALSRLKEFDYHHIQIESDAKIVINALNSSIHLGHFN, translated from the coding sequence ATGGCAGCAATCTTAATGTGGAATATCTGGCAAAACCGAAATGATGTGGTTTGGAATGGCAAGAGCAAACCAGTTGTTCTTATTTTCTCTTTCGCCATGTCCGTACATTCCCAATGGGTTGCATCTCGTAACAGTCAGATACCTCGATTACCCCATCCTATCCAACAGCAGATTACACATTGGCAATGTCCCCCAGCTCCACTTATCAAATGCAACGTCGATGCAGCGCTATTCAACAACCCCCCTCGCATGGGCTATGGAGGTATAATTAGAGATCACAGAGGAATGGTTGTAGGAGCTATTCATGGATGCATTCCTAGAATACAAAATCCAGCCATTGCGGAAGCCTTGGGCATAAGGGAAGCATTAAGCCGGCTAAAAGAATTTGATTACCATCACATTCAAATTGAATCAGATGCCAAAATTGTAATAAATGCTCTTAACTCCTCAATCCATCTTGGGCATTTTAATTGA